The Bacteroidales bacterium genome includes a region encoding these proteins:
- a CDS encoding PorP/SprF family type IX secretion system membrane protein, whose amino-acid sequence MSLKRAIVITGLLLINTMIFSQDPHFSQFYASPLYMAPSFAGASEKTRVTLNYRDQWPKIPGLFVTYSFAADHYLNDLNSGLGVFFMRDDAGDGKISTTNVAGNYSYKLKISDRWYFQPGLKFYYHQYQLDYSKVVFNDQLGFDYTNPTSVEITEDEKVTYVDFGSSLMFYNHKYWIGGMVDHLIKANPSFQDNPNYKPLIYSLYGGLQIPLKKLNFNRSRNSLFAAFHFKSQQQIRQFNLGAYYQKEAFMVGLWYRGIPLIPKTPSNDAVILMLGYSSDNFSIGYSYDATISRLITNTGGAHEISLSYTFSGEDLFNNQEYTPPPCPQL is encoded by the coding sequence ATGAGTCTAAAAAGAGCAATTGTTATAACAGGTTTGTTGCTGATCAATACAATGATTTTCAGTCAGGATCCGCATTTTTCCCAGTTTTATGCTTCTCCATTATATATGGCTCCATCCTTTGCAGGAGCTTCTGAAAAAACAAGGGTTACATTAAACTACAGAGATCAGTGGCCCAAAATACCCGGCCTATTTGTAACGTATTCATTTGCTGCCGATCATTACCTCAATGATCTGAACAGCGGCCTGGGAGTTTTTTTTATGAGAGACGATGCGGGAGATGGAAAAATCTCCACCACCAATGTGGCCGGAAATTATTCCTATAAGCTGAAGATATCTGACCGCTGGTATTTTCAGCCGGGTCTTAAGTTTTATTATCACCAGTATCAGCTTGATTATTCCAAGGTCGTCTTTAACGACCAACTGGGGTTCGATTATACCAATCCCACTTCTGTAGAGATTACGGAGGATGAAAAGGTTACCTATGTGGATTTTGGAAGTTCCTTAATGTTCTATAACCATAAATATTGGATTGGGGGGATGGTGGATCATCTGATAAAAGCAAATCCTTCATTTCAGGACAATCCCAATTACAAACCTTTGATATATTCTCTCTATGGGGGGCTGCAGATTCCTCTAAAGAAACTGAATTTCAACAGAAGCCGCAATAGTTTGTTTGCTGCTTTTCATTTTAAGTCTCAGCAACAGATCAGGCAGTTCAATCTGGGGGCATATTATCAAAAAGAGGCGTTTATGGTAGGGTTATGGTACAGGGGTATTCCGTTAATACCGAAAACACCCTCCAATGATGCAGTTATTCTCATGTTGGGTTACAGTAGCGACAATTTCAGTATAGGTTACAGCTACGATGCCACCATATCCCGGTTAATTACCAATACAGGCGGAGCGCACGAAATTTCACTTTCCTATACCTTTTCCGGTGAGGATCTTTTTAACAACCAGGAATATACCCCTCCGCCCTGTCCGCAGCTATAA
- a CDS encoding ATP phosphoribosyltransferase, producing the protein MDKLKIALQKKGRLSEKSLELIRECGISLNNGSRKLLSVSSDFPLEIIYLRDDDIPRYVSDGVVDIGIVGENVVHEEGEHVNIEENLGFARCRMSLAIPKSEEYPGVKYFEGKKVATSYPNILNDFFNKQGINADIHEISGSVEIAPGIGLADAIFDIVSTGSTLISNGLREVERVMDSQAVLISNPGIDEEKKEHLSHLLFRIRSVKKSRNNKYILLNAPNDKLEEITGLLPGMKSPTVMPLAEEGWSSVHSVLNESEFWEVIDKLREKGAQGILVIPIEKMII; encoded by the coding sequence ATGGACAAACTGAAGATTGCACTACAAAAAAAAGGAAGACTAAGCGAGAAATCGCTTGAGTTGATACGCGAATGCGGTATTTCATTGAATAATGGGAGCCGTAAGCTGCTTTCGGTCTCTTCCGATTTTCCCCTGGAGATCATCTATCTTCGTGACGATGACATTCCCAGATATGTAAGCGACGGAGTGGTGGATATTGGTATTGTGGGGGAGAATGTTGTACATGAAGAAGGTGAGCATGTGAATATAGAAGAAAACCTGGGTTTTGCCCGTTGCAGGATGTCTCTGGCAATACCAAAATCTGAGGAGTATCCCGGGGTGAAGTATTTCGAAGGTAAGAAAGTGGCTACTTCTTATCCGAATATACTGAACGATTTTTTTAATAAACAGGGTATCAATGCGGACATCCATGAGATAAGCGGATCGGTTGAAATTGCTCCCGGCATTGGTTTGGCGGATGCCATATTTGATATTGTAAGCACCGGCAGTACTTTGATAAGCAATGGTCTGCGTGAGGTGGAAAGGGTTATGGACTCTCAGGCTGTACTGATCTCCAATCCGGGTATTGATGAGGAGAAAAAGGAACATTTATCCCATCTGCTTTTTCGCATTCGATCGGTGAAAAAGTCGAGGAACAACAAATACATTCTATTAAATGCACCGAACGATAAGCTGGAGGAGATTACCGGCTTGCTTCCCGGGATGAAAAGTCCTACTGTGATGCCATTGGCAGAGGAAGGCTGGAGTTCGGTACATTCTGTATTAAATGAGAGCGAGTTCTGGGAGGTGATCGATAAGCTAAGGGAAAAAGGTGCCCAGGGTATACTGGTAATTCCGATTGAAAAAATGATTATTTAG
- the hisD gene encoding histidinol dehydrogenase, whose translation MKIIQYPEKQEWDSLLSRPDQDQEEIRNSVSQILEDVKKNGDVALQKYTKALDGVQLDNIKVSDEEMDAAAGKLDDALKEAIRMAAANIEKFHAAQKGEETSVEVIPGLNCWQKPVPIDSIGIYVPGGSAPLFSSVLMMALPARVAGCNNIILTTPPDKEGGVHPAILYAARQSGVNKIYKVGGAQAVAAMAYGTESILRVNKIFGPGNRFVTLAKQLVSMEGVAIDLPAGPSEVLVVADDQAPPRFIAADLLSQAEHGTDSQVLLLSASERLLEDTRREIENMLKELPRKDIAEKALEYSRLILLSNMDEIMDMVNCYAPEHLILATENATELSRQVRNSGSVFIGNYTPESLGDYTSGTNHVLPTNGYAVSHSGVNLDAFVKKITFQRASQDGLGNIGESTMTMARAEGLEAHSMAVQVRMENKSG comes from the coding sequence ATGAAGATCATTCAGTATCCCGAAAAGCAGGAATGGGATTCCTTGCTGAGTCGTCCTGATCAGGATCAGGAGGAAATACGTAACAGTGTAAGTCAGATACTTGAGGATGTCAAGAAAAACGGGGATGTTGCCCTGCAAAAGTATACCAAAGCATTGGACGGGGTTCAGCTTGACAATATTAAGGTATCCGATGAGGAGATGGATGCAGCCGCCGGTAAACTTGATGATGCTCTTAAAGAAGCAATACGGATGGCTGCTGCCAATATTGAAAAATTTCACGCGGCACAGAAAGGTGAGGAAACAAGTGTGGAGGTTATTCCCGGTTTGAATTGCTGGCAAAAACCCGTACCCATCGATTCGATCGGGATCTATGTACCCGGCGGCAGTGCCCCGTTGTTTTCTTCCGTATTGATGATGGCTTTGCCGGCACGGGTTGCGGGATGTAACAACATCATACTGACTACCCCGCCGGATAAGGAGGGAGGTGTCCATCCTGCCATTCTTTACGCTGCCCGGCAAAGTGGCGTAAATAAGATTTACAAAGTAGGCGGAGCACAGGCTGTTGCCGCTATGGCATACGGTACGGAAAGCATACTCAGGGTAAATAAAATTTTTGGTCCGGGCAACCGTTTTGTAACGCTTGCCAAGCAACTGGTTTCCATGGAAGGGGTAGCCATTGATCTGCCTGCCGGTCCTTCAGAGGTATTGGTTGTAGCGGATGATCAGGCACCACCCCGTTTTATTGCGGCAGACCTGTTGTCTCAGGCTGAACATGGCACTGACAGTCAGGTGTTGTTGTTGAGCGCCAGTGAGAGATTGCTGGAGGATACACGCCGGGAGATCGAAAACATGTTAAAGGAGCTGCCAAGAAAGGATATTGCCGAAAAGGCATTGGAATACAGCAGACTTATCTTGTTAAGCAATATGGATGAGATTATGGATATGGTAAATTGCTACGCGCCGGAACATCTCATACTGGCTACTGAAAATGCCACGGAGCTATCCCGGCAGGTACGCAATTCCGGTTCGGTGTTTATAGGCAATTATACTCCGGAAAGCCTTGGGGATTATACCTCAGGAACGAATCACGTACTGCCCACCAATGGGTATGCTGTCTCCCACAGTGGAGTTAATCTGGATGCCTTTGTGAAAAAAATTACTTTTCAGAGGGCTTCACAAGACGGCCTTGGAAATATCGGTGAAAGCACCATGACAATGGCCCGGGCGGAGGGGCTGGAAGCCCACAGCATGGCAGTTCAGGTTCGAATGGAAAACAAAAGCGGTTGA
- the hisC gene encoding histidinol-phosphate transaminase, translating into MIEINNLVRENVKQLIPYSAAREKYQGEGYVFLDANENPFGKSLNRYPDPYQKALKQKIADLRGAETRQIFIGNGSDEIIDLVIRAFCNPGKDNMIVPEPTYGMYEVAGKINEVEVRKPQLTEDFQPNVDEILRNTDPHTKLIFLCSPNNPTGNLLDPQKIREILSRFQGLVILDEAYIDFSGDPGFLPLLGQYSNLVILQTFSKARGMAGIRLGYAFAIPEIIGILNKIKYPYNVNRVTQKLALRKIKKLKQLGKNVKLINKEKEKLIGFFENRSFVEHVFPSDANFLLVKVSDPGELVEFLAEKRVIIRDRSGLPRCERSVRITVGKPSENNLLMKYCRKFEENQME; encoded by the coding sequence ATGATTGAAATTAATAACCTGGTCAGGGAAAATGTAAAACAATTGATCCCTTATAGTGCGGCCCGAGAGAAATACCAGGGGGAAGGATATGTGTTCCTTGATGCCAATGAAAATCCTTTTGGGAAATCGCTGAACCGTTACCCCGATCCCTATCAGAAAGCTCTTAAGCAGAAGATTGCAGATCTCAGGGGAGCGGAAACCCGGCAGATATTTATCGGTAACGGCAGCGATGAGATCATTGATCTGGTAATACGGGCTTTCTGCAATCCCGGCAAGGACAATATGATTGTTCCCGAACCTACCTACGGCATGTATGAAGTAGCAGGCAAAATCAATGAGGTGGAAGTTAGGAAACCCCAACTCACCGAAGATTTTCAACCCAACGTGGATGAGATTTTGCGGAATACAGACCCACATACTAAGCTGATTTTTCTTTGCAGCCCCAATAATCCTACAGGAAACCTGCTGGATCCCCAAAAAATCAGGGAGATACTGAGTCGCTTTCAGGGCTTGGTGATCCTCGATGAAGCCTATATTGATTTTTCAGGAGATCCGGGTTTTTTACCGTTGCTCGGACAATATTCCAATCTGGTCATCCTTCAGACATTTTCTAAGGCAAGGGGAATGGCAGGTATCCGGCTGGGGTATGCTTTTGCCATCCCTGAAATCATCGGTATATTGAATAAGATCAAATATCCTTATAATGTGAACCGTGTAACCCAAAAGCTTGCGCTGAGGAAAATCAAAAAGCTCAAGCAACTGGGAAAAAATGTGAAATTGATCAATAAAGAAAAGGAAAAGTTGATTGGTTTTTTTGAAAACCGTAGCTTTGTGGAACATGTATTTCCGTCCGATGCCAATTTTTTGCTTGTGAAAGTCTCTGATCCGGGGGAATTGGTTGAATTCCTTGCAGAGAAAAGGGTGATTATCAGGGATCGGTCGGGTTTACCGCGATGTGAAAGATCGGTGAGGATTACAGTAGGTAAGCCTTCTGAGAACAATCTGTTGATGAAATATTGCCGTAAATTTGAAGAAAACCAAATGGAATGA
- the hisB gene encoding bifunctional histidinol-phosphatase/imidazoleglycerol-phosphate dehydratase HisB has protein sequence MKKYLFVDRDGTLIREPEDEQVDTLEKMEFLPGVFRNLYLITHLLDYRLVMVSNQDGLGTASYPEKDFQLIQNKLLKTLKNEDIQFEEVLIDPSLPKDNSPNRKPNTGMVRPYLQGDFDREASFVIGDRDTDIILARNMGLQGIKIDEEERFVPDELSDFCALVAKSWDEIFDYLRKYFRTAKIQRQTDETSISGSLSLDGTGHSDIQTGLGFFNHMLDQLVRHGKMDLKLNVKGDLDVDAHHTIEDTGLALGGALSRAIGNKKGMERYGFSLPMDESLANCVLDFSGRGHLEWEVELNRERIGEVPTEMFEHFFDSFAREAGCTIHISAKGKNEHHKIEAVFKSFARALKMAVKQDVNDVTLPTTKGKL, from the coding sequence ATGAAAAAGTATCTTTTTGTTGACAGGGATGGAACCCTCATACGGGAACCGGAAGATGAACAGGTGGATACCCTGGAGAAAATGGAATTTCTACCCGGTGTATTCAGAAATTTGTATCTGATTACCCATCTGCTCGATTATCGCCTTGTAATGGTTTCCAACCAGGACGGATTGGGTACGGCTTCCTACCCTGAAAAAGATTTTCAGCTTATACAGAATAAGCTTTTAAAGACATTAAAAAATGAAGACATTCAATTTGAAGAGGTTTTAATAGATCCCTCCTTGCCTAAGGACAATTCACCCAACAGAAAGCCCAATACGGGGATGGTAAGGCCGTACCTTCAGGGAGATTTTGACAGAGAGGCTTCATTTGTTATAGGCGACCGGGATACGGACATCATACTGGCCCGGAATATGGGTTTGCAGGGAATTAAGATTGATGAAGAGGAACGGTTTGTACCTGATGAACTCTCTGATTTTTGCGCCCTGGTGGCAAAAAGCTGGGATGAGATTTTTGACTATTTGAGAAAATACTTTAGGACAGCGAAAATTCAAAGACAAACAGATGAAACTTCCATAAGTGGCTCATTGTCTCTTGATGGCACAGGGCATTCGGATATTCAGACAGGCCTGGGCTTTTTTAATCACATGCTTGATCAGTTGGTCAGGCACGGGAAGATGGATCTGAAACTGAATGTAAAAGGCGATCTGGATGTGGATGCACATCATACCATCGAAGATACCGGTTTGGCTCTTGGGGGAGCACTTTCCAGGGCTATTGGGAACAAAAAAGGCATGGAGAGGTATGGTTTTTCTCTCCCTATGGATGAAAGCCTTGCCAATTGTGTGCTTGATTTTTCTGGCAGGGGCCATCTGGAATGGGAGGTTGAATTGAACCGGGAGCGGATTGGAGAGGTTCCCACTGAAATGTTTGAGCATTTCTTTGATTCTTTTGCCCGTGAAGCCGGATGTACCATCCATATCAGCGCCAAAGGCAAAAATGAGCATCATAAAATTGAAGCAGTTTTTAAGTCATTTGCAAGAGCGCTTAAAATGGCTGTTAAACAGGATGTAAATGATGTAACTCTACCGACGACAAAAGGAAAACTATAA
- the hisH gene encoding imidazole glycerol phosphate synthase subunit HisH — MKTVIIKYNAGNIRSVDFALKRLHQEAEITDDHEKIKKADRVIFPGVGEAKSTMDYLAERGLDKLIMSLEQPVLAICLGMQLLCESSEERNARTLGLIDTTVKRFQGNIKVPHMGWNRIFGLKSSLFEGIEEGAFVYFVHSYYVPMTDYTIAKSYHSRHFSAAVRKDNFFAVQFHPEKSGPIGEKILTNFLNGS; from the coding sequence ATGAAAACAGTGATCATTAAGTACAATGCCGGCAATATACGCTCGGTGGATTTTGCCCTGAAAAGATTGCATCAGGAAGCTGAAATAACCGATGACCATGAAAAGATAAAAAAGGCCGACCGGGTGATTTTTCCGGGGGTAGGAGAAGCGAAAAGCACCATGGATTATTTGGCTGAAAGGGGGCTTGATAAATTAATAATGAGCCTTGAACAGCCGGTTTTGGCTATTTGTCTTGGAATGCAACTTTTATGCGAAAGTTCCGAGGAACGAAATGCCAGGACGTTGGGCTTAATTGATACAACAGTGAAGCGATTTCAGGGGAACATCAAAGTGCCGCATATGGGATGGAACAGGATATTCGGTTTAAAATCCTCCCTTTTCGAGGGAATAGAGGAAGGTGCTTTTGTTTATTTTGTTCATAGTTACTATGTGCCCATGACAGATTATACCATTGCCAAGAGTTACCATTCCAGGCACTTTAGTGCTGCAGTGCGTAAAGACAATTTTTTCGCCGTGCAGTTTCACCCTGAAAAAAGCGGACCCATCGGCGAAAAGATCCTGACCAACTTTTTAAATGGGTCGTGA
- the hisA gene encoding 1-(5-phosphoribosyl)-5-[(5-phosphoribosylamino)methylideneamino]imidazole-4-carboxamide isomerase encodes IPSIDLMQGKCVRLKQGQFDQQTEYPHDPVELARLYMDKGFRRLHIVDLEGAKKKKLMHLETLGKLRKETNLVIDYGGGIRTRHDVEEVLKAGADYATIGSLAVREPSKVKSWMAETGAEKFIIAADLREDKVAVDAWTSGSNLKVDELIGWYLPVGLKEILCTDINRDGMLEGVNAELYKRLKEAFPGIGIIASGGVASLEDLRLLDQYKVDAAVIGKALYEGWLDLDELSEFGLQD; translated from the coding sequence ATCCCATCCATCGATCTGATGCAGGGGAAATGCGTGAGGCTTAAGCAGGGTCAGTTCGATCAGCAGACAGAATATCCCCACGATCCGGTTGAACTGGCCAGGCTCTATATGGATAAAGGTTTCAGGCGGCTCCATATTGTCGATCTGGAAGGCGCAAAGAAGAAAAAACTGATGCATCTGGAGACCCTGGGTAAGCTGCGGAAGGAAACAAATCTGGTCATTGATTATGGGGGAGGGATCCGTACCAGGCATGATGTTGAAGAAGTGCTGAAGGCTGGTGCTGATTATGCTACCATAGGATCACTGGCCGTGCGCGAACCCTCCAAGGTCAAAAGCTGGATGGCTGAAACCGGAGCTGAAAAATTCATTATTGCTGCAGACCTCAGGGAAGATAAAGTGGCTGTGGATGCCTGGACAAGCGGTTCCAATCTGAAGGTAGATGAATTGATAGGCTGGTACCTGCCGGTTGGGCTTAAGGAAATCCTCTGTACGGATATAAACAGGGATGGAATGCTGGAAGGAGTGAATGCGGAGCTTTATAAAAGACTGAAAGAGGCTTTTCCCGGGATTGGAATCATTGCCAGTGGCGGTGTTGCTTCTTTGGAGGATCTCCGGCTGCTGGATCAGTATAAAGTAGATGCTGCAGTAATAGGCAAGGCCCTTTATGAAGGTTGGCTTGATCTTGACGAATTAAGTGAGTTTGGCCTTCAGGATTAG